The region TTTGCCGGTGACCCTCGGCGGCAAGGGGTAGGTTTCCTCTACTTCCGATTGAAATCTGCCGGAATTTCCCCCCATAGCCGCGTTTCCCACCGTAGCACCGGCGCGTGCTGCGGATGTGCAGCCAGCCACTCCTCGGCACGAGCCACAAGCACCCATACCGCTTCGGTTTCCGGCGTGCGCGGCAGGCGGCTGTTGCAGCGCCTCTTCGCCACCCAGCCGCGCGCCACGCGCGAATCCGAATACACCGGCCATGTCAGGCCGCGGGCTTCCAGCCAGGCCAAGGCGTGCACAATCGCCAGAAACTCGCCGATATTGACCGTGCCCACCGCAAAAGGCCCCTGGCGAAAGATCTCCTCTTCGGTATCCACCCGCACACCACGGTATTGCATCGGCCCGCGCGCCCCCGCCGCGGCAGCATCCACCGCCAGGCTGGGCAGCACCGGCTTGCGGGCCGCCGTGCGCCAGCGCCCCAGGGAAGCCGGCTTGCCCGCCCGGGCCGCGTAGCCTTCCCGCCAGGCGCGCTCGGCCTCTTCGCGGCTGGCAAAGCCCTTGTATTGCGCCCCCGAAAAGCCTTCCACCTGGGCACGGGCGGCTTCCCACGAAGAAAACACACCGGTCTTGCGCCCCCTCCAAACGACGTAAAAACGCTTACGCTCACGCATGGGCTGCTCCTGCCCCCTGCTGCCAGGGGAAATGCTGTATAATCCTACCACACACCCCAATTCTATCCCTTTACAGGACACCATGCCCGACAAAACCCTTGTCATCCTCAACCCCAATGCCGATGTCGGCCACGCCTGGCGGCGAATTGCCGACCTGCGCCCCCTGGCCGAAGAACTTACCGATGGCCGCCTGGACTGGGCGGGCACGGTTTACCCCACTCACGCCACCCGCCTGGCCATGCAGGCCGCCGAACAAGGCTACGGCCGGGTCATCGCGGTGGGCGGGGACGGCACAGTGCACGAAGTTGCCAACGGCCTGCTGCGCCTGCCGCCGGAAGCCCGCCCCGTGCTGGGCGTTGTGCCGCTTGGCTCGGGCAACGACTTCGCCCACGCCATTGGCCTGCCCCCCGACCCTCACAAAGCGCTGGAAATCGCCCTCACCGCCCCGCCACGCCCCGTCGACGTCATGCGCGCCGAAGACGAGCACGGCCGGGTGGAGTTCGTCGACAACACCTTAGGCATTGGCTTCGACGCCATCGTCACCATTCGGTCGCACCAGTTGCCGGTGGTGCGCGGCTTTGCCATGTACCTGACCGCCGTGCTCCAGACCATCGCCTTCGACCTCCACGCCCCCCACTTCCGGCTGGAAATCGACGGCC is a window of Chloroflexota bacterium DNA encoding:
- a CDS encoding ribonuclease H, producing the protein MRERKRFYVVWRGRKTGVFSSWEAARAQVEGFSGAQYKGFASREEAERAWREGYAARAGKPASLGRWRTAARKPVLPSLAVDAAAAGARGPMQYRGVRVDTEEEIFRQGPFAVGTVNIGEFLAIVHALAWLEARGLTWPVYSDSRVARGWVAKRRCNSRLPRTPETEAVWVLVARAEEWLAAHPQHAPVLRWETRLWGEIPADFNRK
- a CDS encoding diacylglycerol kinase family lipid kinase — encoded protein: MGCSCPLLPGEMLYNPTTHPNSIPLQDTMPDKTLVILNPNADVGHAWRRIADLRPLAEELTDGRLDWAGTVYPTHATRLAMQAAEQGYGRVIAVGGDGTVHEVANGLLRLPPEARPVLGVVPLGSGNDFAHAIGLPPDPHKALEIALTAPPRPVDVMRAEDEHGRVEFVDNTLGIGFDAIVTIRSHQLPVVRGFAMYLTAVLQTIAFDLHAPHFRLEIDGQPRESELLMLVIGNGPREGGGFLTTPAARPDDGRLNYLAVGRIPRLGMLGLVTKVMHGTHGSHPAVEMDDFRTLTLEADRPLQIHMDGEIFADFDTHVHHLKVEVVPQALRVAAPPADGSPP